The Candidatus Nomurabacteria bacterium DNA segment GCTCAATCTGGGCGGTGATTCGATCTACAAGTCGATAAAACGATTCACTCCGCTTTTCTCGTGGTCGAGGTAGGTCAATAGAGAAGGTTGCCTTCACCCTGCCCGGTTGAGGCGAGAAGACGATTATTTCATCAGCGAGGGACACCGCCTCCTCAATTAAGTGGGTTACTAGTAGTATTGTCATGCCGTATTTCTGCCAAATTCTAGTAATATCTTCTTGCAGGTGTGTCGCATTAAAACTGTCGAGCGCGGAAAAAGGTTCATCCATCAAGAGAATTTCAGGGTGGACGGCCAGTGCTCTGGCAATACCCACTCTCTGACGCTGACCGCCAGATAACTCGCGCGGGTAAGCGTGGGAGAAATTGGTTAAGCCAACCTCTTCAATTTTGTTACGAACAATACGCTCCTGTTCGTGAGATGGGAGATTTCCCCGCATCTTGAGTCCGAATGCAACATTCTCGCGGACGGTTAGCCAGGGGAAAATGGCGAAGTGTTGGAAGACCATTGCCTCGGTCTCATAGTGGCGCACGATTTCACCGTGTTCGGCTTTAATTAGTCCGGCAATAATTCGCAAGAGGGTGGACTTGCCGCAACCGGAGGGGCCGACCAGAGCAACAAGTTTTCCAGATCGTACCTTGAAACTCACATTGAGTAGACCCCTCAATTCCCGGCGGTGTTCATCGTGGAAAGAATGGGATACATTACTAACTTCTAAAATATGGTTTTTATTCTCCATAAGATTGTGCGCGACGAAGCAGTGGTGTCCAAATTGCCCGGTTTATCACGAAGACGAGAAAGAGGATGAGACCAATACCGGCCCAGAGGACAGCCGTTTCACCCTTCTCCCCAGCTTGAGTGAGGAAGACACCGATACCGTTGGGAAAGCCGATAATTTCAATTCCAATGATTGCCTCCCAGCCGACACTGATACCCACCAGAGAACCAGTGATGATGGCGGGAAAGGAAAGGGGGATGAGGTAGTGCCAGATTCTTTTATTTCCCGTGGCGCCGAAGATGGTGGCCGCTTCATTGAGTTCTGCGCGGGCGAGGTGAATTGCGTTTAGGACATAGAAAAGGATTGGCCAGATGATTGCGGTGGCGGCGAAGACAACGGCCATAGTATTGGTATAGCCAAACAATAAGATAAAGACAGGGATGAGGGCGAAAGACGGTACATTTTGGAGGAGATCAAAAAGAGGGAGAAGAAAAGCGCCCAGTCTGGTTCCGCCGATTGTGACCGCGAAGCCGACGGCGATGACTAAGGAAATGGCGTAGGCTAGGATAAGTCGGGAGAACGAAAGCGCAAGACTGGTAAGGAGTTCGATATTTGTCGCCGCACCAAGTCGTCCGAGCCAGAAGAGAAGAGCGAGTGGGACGAAAAGGGCGATGACGATTAGCCACAAATGGAAGCGATGGCGGTAGATTTTTATACCATGTGAAGAGTGGATCATTACTGACATTTTACCACTCTTGTGATATTGTGGAAATGTTTTTATGTATTACCGGTTCGTCTAATGGTAGGACAGCGGCCTTTGAAGCCGTTAATTGGGGTTCGAGTCCCTGACCGGTAGCCAACACTTTTCAAGCGATAATTCATATTGTAAAATAAAAATATGTCAGGACCGTATATTATTGCAATCACCGTTATTCTCGCCATGATTGCTTTGGCGTTGTCATTTAAGCCAATGAGAAAAACCATAGGATTACTCTTAATAATTCTTGGAGGCCTTGCGTGCATGACTTTTATCGGTGTAGTAATTGGTATACCAATGATTATTATTGGGGGTCTGATGATGTTTGTGTAATGACCAGAGAGGTTTCAACTTCGTGCCAGACAGTTAGCAGTCACATGCTAAGTCGAGAGACTGAGACGCAACAGGTCACTATTCCGAAAATTGCATACCTACTGAGAGCAGTAGCCAGGACAAAAAATCACCTTAGGGGTGATTTTTT contains these protein-coding regions:
- a CDS encoding ABC transporter ATP-binding protein yields the protein MENKNHILEVSNVSHSFHDEHRRELRGLLNVSFKVRSGKLVALVGPSGCGKSTLLRIIAGLIKAEHGEIVRHYETEAMVFQHFAIFPWLTVRENVAFGLKMRGNLPSHEQERIVRNKIEEVGLTNFSHAYPRELSGGQRQRVGIARALAVHPEILLMDEPFSALDSFNATHLQEDITRIWQKYGMTILLVTHLIEEAVSLADEIIVFSPQPGRVKATFSIDLPRPREKRSESFYRLVDRITAQIEQ
- a CDS encoding ABC transporter permease subunit; translation: MIHSSHGIKIYRHRFHLWLIVIALFVPLALLFWLGRLGAATNIELLTSLALSFSRLILAYAISLVIAVGFAVTIGGTRLGAFLLPLFDLLQNVPSFALIPVFILLFGYTNTMAVVFAATAIIWPILFYVLNAIHLARAELNEAATIFGATGNKRIWHYLIPLSFPAIITGSLVGISVGWEAIIGIEIIGFPNGIGVFLTQAGEKGETAVLWAGIGLILFLVFVINRAIWTPLLRRAQSYGE